In one window of Fibrobacter sp. UWH6 DNA:
- a CDS encoding RND family transporter has product MNKKSFTEKFSGWYIPLICRNKFKALAFYLVLAVLCAIPILFKPGLKLDADLSHLLPEDTPSVKALQESFSRFGSTDRFMIAIQSEDVELVAALQDSISAYIHKNWTGDFVSTQVDNDNQFFKDNALLYLPSKHLERIRDNLEDLQLEIGRKNGPLVVDLMDGLSDSSASAEKKERVWFDANLPQELGLPEEAVSAFDSFFKKKAKDDTLQQAKSGEEWNPKAFLPAHLKTRLIGTPPPEDYDGKILFNGVVNAKLIKPSTDYEFVTHILASTDSLLSYFGSKTYPVPTRFTVEGTYEGLKEVDEVANDSIFSFGISLVLIFILTMVFFRSVKGPVLVTASVLYACIPTLAFTALLYGKMNPFTVFVASIILGIGIDYSIHILGTAQKLLSKNASLEEVLEMAQQKMMKPFILASFTTIAAFLTLLAAHFRGFYEFGVVASCGVLFSMLTSLLVLPVFIRCMGGIPAAPNNSLLPKSWSDKQVFNFFKYAAIIGFILGGISLYFAQDVDFEHNMRNLRRVSTTVKTSKNKISTKVTRATNRAVTSTPAAVMGSKPEQLDMLYDTLMVRLHVEKDSTLGSFLTLKSFVPPMDSQKARLEIIEEIRDLAEARVFDRAEGEDSANIASLRQLAKVEESFTPEDVPSWTLDLLREKDGSYGKIGFIYGDFPSWDAHALHRFQERYGHWNFDGEDLRTFSSQFILSDVIESVKQDSFRLALAIILVIFGTLAVSFRKPKLFISGCISFGMGTLLTLGVLGALTHFLDFGKISIYNVIVIPMTLGIGIDATIHFITSWMSDKNMTLRQLMDNTGRNVMASSMTTIAGFVGFLFTTHRGLKGIGDLACLGIFIFLITSVVFSMFLCQAWLKKK; this is encoded by the coding sequence ATGAATAAGAAATCGTTTACTGAAAAATTTTCTGGCTGGTATATCCCGCTGATTTGCAGAAACAAGTTCAAGGCTCTGGCCTTCTACCTAGTGTTGGCGGTACTCTGTGCCATTCCCATCCTGTTTAAGCCTGGTCTTAAGCTGGATGCGGACTTGTCCCACTTGCTGCCGGAAGATACGCCTAGCGTCAAGGCTCTGCAGGAATCCTTCAGCCGTTTCGGTAGTACGGACCGTTTCATGATTGCCATCCAGAGCGAAGACGTCGAACTCGTTGCCGCCCTGCAGGATTCTATCAGTGCATACATCCACAAGAACTGGACTGGCGATTTCGTCTCGACTCAGGTCGATAACGACAACCAGTTCTTCAAGGATAACGCCCTGCTTTACCTGCCTTCGAAGCATCTGGAACGCATCCGCGACAATCTTGAAGATCTGCAGCTGGAAATCGGCCGCAAGAATGGTCCTCTGGTGGTTGACCTGATGGATGGTCTGTCCGACAGTTCTGCCTCTGCCGAAAAGAAAGAACGTGTCTGGTTTGACGCCAACCTCCCGCAGGAACTGGGCCTCCCCGAAGAAGCGGTTAGCGCCTTTGATTCCTTCTTCAAGAAGAAGGCCAAGGATGATACCTTACAGCAGGCAAAGTCTGGCGAAGAATGGAATCCCAAGGCTTTCTTGCCGGCTCATCTGAAAACTCGCCTGATCGGCACTCCTCCTCCGGAAGACTATGATGGCAAGATCCTCTTTAACGGTGTGGTGAACGCCAAACTGATCAAGCCTTCTACCGACTATGAATTCGTGACCCATATTCTGGCAAGCACCGATTCCCTGTTGAGCTACTTCGGTTCCAAGACTTACCCCGTGCCTACCCGTTTTACTGTTGAAGGTACTTACGAAGGTCTGAAGGAAGTGGATGAAGTGGCTAACGACAGTATCTTCTCCTTCGGCATTAGCCTTGTCCTGATCTTCATCTTGACCATGGTGTTCTTCCGCAGCGTGAAGGGCCCTGTGCTGGTGACTGCCTCTGTGCTGTACGCCTGCATTCCTACCCTGGCATTTACCGCCCTGCTGTACGGTAAGATGAACCCCTTTACCGTTTTTGTGGCTTCCATTATCTTGGGTATCGGTATTGACTACTCCATCCATATTTTGGGTACGGCACAAAAGCTGCTGAGCAAGAACGCCTCTTTGGAAGAAGTGCTGGAAATGGCCCAGCAGAAAATGATGAAGCCTTTCATTCTGGCAAGTTTCACCACCATCGCAGCCTTCCTGACCTTGCTTGCTGCACACTTCCGCGGCTTCTATGAATTCGGCGTGGTGGCTTCTTGCGGTGTGCTGTTCAGTATGCTGACCTCCTTGCTGGTGCTGCCTGTATTTATCAGATGCATGGGCGGTATTCCCGCTGCACCTAATAACAGTCTGCTTCCCAAGTCCTGGAGCGACAAGCAAGTCTTTAACTTCTTTAAGTATGCGGCCATTATCGGCTTCATTCTTGGTGGCATCTCCCTGTACTTTGCCCAGGATGTGGACTTCGAACACAACATGCGCAACCTGCGCCGCGTTTCTACCACGGTAAAGACTTCCAAGAACAAGATTTCTACCAAGGTGACCCGTGCCACCAACCGTGCCGTGACATCCACTCCGGCCGCCGTCATGGGTTCCAAGCCCGAACAGCTTGATATGCTGTACGATACCTTGATGGTCCGACTCCATGTGGAAAAGGATTCTACCCTGGGTAGCTTCCTGACCTTGAAGAGCTTTGTGCCGCCTATGGATTCCCAGAAGGCCCGCCTCGAAATCATCGAGGAAATTCGCGACCTGGCAGAAGCCCGTGTCTTTGACCGCGCCGAAGGCGAGGATTCCGCAAACATCGCTTCTCTCCGTCAGCTGGCCAAGGTCGAGGAATCCTTCACTCCCGAAGACGTTCCTAGCTGGACTCTGGACCTCCTCCGCGAAAAGGATGGCTCCTATGGCAAGATCGGCTTTATCTACGGTGACTTCCCCAGCTGGGATGCCCACGCCCTGCACCGCTTCCAGGAACGTTATGGCCACTGGAACTTCGACGGCGAAGACCTGCGCACCTTCTCTTCCCAGTTCATTCTCTCTGACGTGATTGAATCCGTGAAGCAGGACAGCTTCCGCCTGGCCCTGGCCATCATCCTGGTGATCTTCGGAACCTTGGCCGTGTCCTTCCGCAAGCCCAAGCTCTTCATTAGCGGCTGCATTTCCTTCGGCATGGGCACCTTGCTGACTCTGGGCGTACTTGGCGCCTTGACCCACTTCCTGGATTTCGGCAAGATCAGCATTTATAATGTGATCGTCATTCCCATGACCCTGGGTATCGGCATCGACGCTACCATCCACTTCATTACCTCTTGGATGTCCGACAAGAACATGACCCTCCGCCAGCTTATGGACAACACCGGCCGTAACGTGATGGCCAGCTCCATGACCACTATCGCCGGCTTCGTGGGCTTCCTCTTTACCACCCATCGCGGCCTGAAGGGCATCGGTGACCTGGCTTGCCTAGGCATCTTCATTTTCCTGATTACCAGCGTGGTATTCTCCATGTTCCTTTGCCAGGCATGGCTTAAGAAGAAGTAG